One Pyxicephalus adspersus chromosome 3, UCB_Pads_2.0, whole genome shotgun sequence genomic window carries:
- the LOC140327590 gene encoding vomeronasal type-2 receptor 26-like yields the protein MESMDDGVVTPKWRKFLRVYMAVEALAFAAIFACKLNPAFTNTKTDQKPESQCSDNCLPGTRKKPGLSVHPCCYECVPCSEGEISNITERVNWMKCTEEEWPNQKKDRCIRKLLDFLSYTDNISIIFISLSVSFCIVTLLVMRIFIFYLNTPIVKANNRNLSFVLLVCILLSFLCVFLFLGQPLDITCILRVMTFGVIFSIAVSSLLAKTIMVYIAFRATKPGSYWRKWIGVTLANSIVSVCSSVQGIICLIWMSVSHPFQEMDTHSYQDKIVIQCNEGTVIGFYSVLGYMGFLAAVSFVLAFMVRTLPDSFNEAKYITFSMLVFCSVWIAMIPPYLSTRGKYMVAVEVFAILASNAGLLGCIFLPKCFVILFKPQLNTQIYMLENKKQ from the exons ATGGAGTCGATGGACGATGGAGTTGTTACTCCAAAATGGA GAAAATTCCTGCGGGTGTATATGGCAGTAGAAGCTTTGGCCTTTGCTGCAATTTTTGCATGCAAGCTAAACCCTGCATTCACCAATACCAAAACTGATCAG AAGCCGGAATCTCAGTGTTCAGACAATTGTCTACCAGGAACCAGAAAAAAGCCAGGATTGTCTGTCCACCCTTGCTGCTATGAGTGTGTCCCGTGTTCAGAGGGGGAGATATCCAATATTACAG AAAGAGTGAATTGGATGAAATGCACAGAAGAGGAATGGCCAAATCAGAAGAAGGATCGGTGTATTCGAAAACTTCTGGATTTTCTCTCCTACACAGATAATAtctctataatatttatatcactTTCTGTCTCATTCTGCATTGTGACTCTCTTAGTGATGAGGATTTTTATATTCTATCTGAACACCCCCATTGTCAAAGCTAATAACAGAAACCTAAGTTTTGTTCTCCTTGTCTGCATCTTGTTGAGCTTCCTCTGTGTGTTCTTGTTCCTTGGTCAGCCCCTGGATATAACCTGTATACTGCGTGTCATGACATTTGGAGTCATCTTCTCCATAGCCGTCTCCTCTCTCCTGGCCAAAACAATCATGGTTTACATTGCTTTCAGAGCCACCAAACCTGGCAGCTACTGGAGGAAATGGATTGGGGTCACACTGGCCAATTCCATAGTATCAGTGTGTTCATCTGTTCAGGGTATAATATGTCTTATTTGGATGTCTGTATCTCACCCCTTTCAGGAAATGGACACTCACTCTTATCAGGACAAGATtgtcattcagtgtaatgaagggACAGTTATTGGGTTCTACTCTGTGTTGGGTTATATGGggtttctggcagctgtgagttttgttctggctttcatggtgaggacattaccggacagttttaatgaggccaagtacatcaccttcagcatgctggtgttctgcagtgtgtggattgccatgatcccgccctatctgagcaccagagggaaatacatggtggctgtggaggtattcgCCATATTGGCCTCCAATGCTGGACTTCTAGGATGTATATTTCTTCCAAAATGTTTTGTCATCCTTTTTAAGCCTCAATTAAATACTCAGATATATatgcttgaaaataaaaaacaataa